The region CATTTCTTAAATAAGGAAATTCTGGTGCCATTGTGATAATGAAGTTTTTACCTTCTTTTTTATAGTGATCTTTGACAATTTTTAAAGCATCAGGAATAACTGTTTGGTTGTCATCAGCGATAATAGCGTTTTGCTCTAAATCGATATCTAGACCATCAAAACCATATGTTTTAACCAATTCAATAATTCTATCAGCTAATTCTTGTTCTTGCCCTTTGTGTAGGCTGATTTGAGCATTAGCACCACCTAAAGAGATTAAAACAGCGCGACCTTGTTCATTTAACTCTGCTACTTGTTGCTTAAATTCAGCATCAGACATGTTATAAGGTTTGAAGGTCGGTAAGGCGTCACCAGTCATAAAGGCAACATCGATAACGTTGTAGTCTTTATTGATGTCTGTTAAGTTCATTGACTTAGCAGTTCCACCTTTGTAGCCATCCCCATAAGATGCCCAGTTTTGATAATAGCCGACCATCACTTTTTCTTGTGAAATATCAGGCATTTTGTCAGCACTCTCAATTGAAGCAGCATCGACGCTTGTGTTTCCTGTTAGGAACATTCCGAACAGAACGGTTGAAAATAAAAATACTTTTTTCATGAATAAAAAACTCCTTTTTTTGAACAGAGAGACTTATAGTACCTAGCTAAAAGCCTCTTGTCTTATTTTAATGGATAGCTAGGTTTTAACCAGATTCTAATAATATCATGAAAAAGAACCAGAAGTTGCTTTAATTTTGCTACCTTTGAATCAAAAGAAGAGAATAATAGACAAAATGATTAAGGAGAGTTAAAAACATCGAAGTTAAAAGGGATTTCTCGCTATTTTTCATTCGTTAAAATTAAAAATCGGGCAGATTTATAAGGTATTTAAGCTTTTAGAGAAAAATTAGGAGTGTTTATAGAAATTAAGATAGTTAATAAATACGTTGACTTATTTGTCTAATATCAGCCATTAATAGCCGATATCTAAGATTTGCAAAAAAATACTTTTAAAGAGTGTTTTGCGAACAAAGGTAACTTAGATAAGTCGTCTCAAATTAATGAAAAAAAGAGATGGATGGTAAAGAGGGAGGATTTAGTGCTTAAAACTAGCGATTTTTTCTATTTTATAATAAATTATTATTAAAATAGCATGTAATAATTTATTATCTTATAAAATAATAAATTATTGTCGATGTTTAAAACAATAAACAAACGTTAAATGAAAACGATATCTAACCCCATTGACGCCAGGCTTAAAGGGTGTTAATTTGTGTTTGAGTAAACAATCAAATGATATAGCTAAATGATAACGCTATCTTTTTTTGATGAAAACCAATAATAAATTATTATCTCGAAAGGAGAGATGACACAAACAATAATAATAAATTATTAAAGAATGGTTAAAATTTTAACAATTAAATAGAAGGAATTTTAAAAACACATTTTATTCTAGGAGGAGAGAAACATGAAAATTTTATTTGGTATTATTATGTTATTTTTAGTTTTAGGAGCGATGTCTTTATTCGCATTCAAAGCACCACGCGGGAAAAAAGCTTTAGGGGCTTTGTCAGGAGCAGCGTGTGCAACCTTTTTAGCAGAAGCATTTCTACGTTATGCAGTTGGTGGTGTCTTTCATCTAGATTACGTCGCGCATATTGGTGAAGTAATGGGTGGCTTAGGTGGTCTTGCAGCCGGAGTTTTAGTCCCGCTAACATTTGGAATTAGTCCAGTTTTTGCAGTTATTATGGGTGTGTCTTTAATTGAATTTAAATTATTACCAGCTTTTATCGCAGCTTACTTACTTTCATTTGTTGTCTTACAAATCGAAAAACGTGTGACAGAAGGTATTGATTTAATTGTTATGATTTTAGTTATTCCAACAGCAGCTTACTTTTTAGCTGATATGTTACAACCAATGGTTATGGGTGTCTTAAATATTATTGGTGCCGTGATTACAACAGCCGTTGATGGTAACCCATATGTTAT is a window of Vagococcus intermedius DNA encoding:
- a CDS encoding PTS sugar transporter subunit IIC, with product MKILFGIIMLFLVLGAMSLFAFKAPRGKKALGALSGAACATFLAEAFLRYAVGGVFHLDYVAHIGEVMGGLGGLAAGVLVPLTFGISPVFAVIMGVSLIEFKLLPAFIAAYLLSFVVLQIEKRVTEGIDLIVMILVIPTAAYFLADMLQPMVMGVLNIIGAVITTAVDGNPYVMGAALGMIIPIVGMTPLSSMVLTALIGLTGVPMAVGAMCCFGNSILNGMLFKKMRFGDDTTAFAVAIEPLTQIDIISSNPVPIYATNAIAGAINGMIITYFGLQIPVTGMATPWAGLLVTLGNNPLVPTLTAVALVFINSLIFGYLGYLVFKNYKIVTMDEIRNTAAV